A section of the Methanoregula formicica SMSP genome encodes:
- a CDS encoding aldehyde dehydrogenase family protein, with amino-acid sequence MLMRIGGVDAEPGNDSWIPVINPATGDEIDRVPEGTKDDVERAVAAADAAFFVWKKKTQRERGMILFRAAGIVREQHKDLARLLTTEQGKPLRESIDEIRGFANILEFYAGISGAQNGELVRLGATGDALVTREPLGICGAIIPWNMPVLIMGWKVGPALLAGNTLVLKPASSTPLTTLRLTQILDTVGLSPGTLNIITGPGETVGEAIAEHPSIKKLSFTGNYATGQRIRERAAGSIKELTLELGGSDPMIVMPDADINKAVDGAIRGRFYNAGQTCTAVKRLFVHESIATEFSRKLKQNAEALRLGNGLDTGTDMGPLNSAIQRERIEILINKVQDAGQGTILTGGTRPEGAEYSRGFFFRPTVVSDVEKTSGLLTGEVFGPVLPVVPVPDLDTAITEANRTSYGLGASIWTNNLHTAKRAFDEIHAGIIWVNRHLTVPPEIPFGGMNESGLGRENGLHALESYSRTKTLLLGW; translated from the coding sequence ATGCTGATGCGGATTGGCGGGGTCGATGCAGAACCTGGCAATGACAGCTGGATACCGGTAATTAACCCGGCCACTGGTGATGAGATCGACCGTGTTCCAGAAGGGACAAAAGACGATGTTGAACGCGCAGTGGCCGCTGCAGATGCAGCTTTTTTTGTATGGAAGAAAAAAACGCAGCGTGAACGGGGAATGATCCTCTTTCGTGCTGCCGGGATTGTTCGGGAACAGCACAAGGACCTGGCACGTCTTCTCACCACGGAACAGGGAAAACCCCTTCGCGAATCCATTGACGAGATCCGGGGGTTTGCCAACATCCTTGAATTTTATGCCGGGATCTCCGGAGCCCAGAACGGCGAACTGGTCCGACTGGGTGCAACAGGAGATGCCCTTGTTACCCGTGAACCACTGGGCATTTGTGGTGCCATCATTCCCTGGAACATGCCGGTCCTTATCATGGGCTGGAAGGTCGGTCCTGCATTGCTGGCCGGCAACACCCTTGTCCTCAAACCTGCATCCTCGACACCGCTGACCACGCTCCGTCTTACACAGATCCTCGATACGGTGGGACTGTCCCCCGGAACCCTGAATATCATCACCGGTCCTGGCGAGACTGTCGGTGAAGCTATCGCGGAACACCCGTCAATAAAAAAACTCTCCTTTACGGGGAACTATGCAACAGGACAGCGGATCCGCGAACGCGCTGCCGGAAGCATTAAGGAACTTACGCTCGAACTCGGGGGATCCGACCCGATGATCGTTATGCCCGATGCGGATATCAACAAGGCCGTTGATGGCGCAATCCGGGGGAGGTTCTATAATGCGGGCCAGACCTGCACTGCCGTTAAACGTCTTTTTGTCCATGAATCCATTGCCACCGAATTCTCCCGCAAACTCAAACAGAATGCAGAGGCACTCAGGCTGGGGAATGGCCTTGATACCGGAACGGATATGGGCCCGCTCAACAGCGCCATCCAGCGTGAGCGTATCGAAATACTTATTAACAAGGTCCAGGATGCAGGGCAGGGCACTATCCTTACCGGGGGGACAAGGCCCGAGGGAGCGGAGTATTCACGGGGATTTTTCTTCCGGCCCACGGTAGTATCTGATGTGGAGAAGACCAGCGGGCTTCTGACCGGGGAAGTTTTTGGGCCGGTCCTGCCTGTCGTACCGGTGCCCGATCTGGACACTGCTATAACAGAGGCAAACCGTACATCATATGGTCTTGGGGCATCAATCTGGACGAACAACCTCCATACCGCAAAACGGGCATTTGACGAGATCCACGCCGGCATCATCTGGGTGAACCGGCACCTTACCGTTCCCCCGGAAATCCCGTTCGGCGGAATGAACGAGAGTGGCCTTGGGAGGGAGAATGGTCTTCATGCGCTGGAGAGCTACTCCCGGACAAAGACCCTGCTGCTCGGGTGGTGA
- a CDS encoding ABC transporter ATP-binding protein, whose translation MIELTDITYTYPHTVQPALHRVSLSLEEGRCVMVTGPSGAGKTSLCLAASGILHHEYGGKKEGSIVVDGKDVAEYTTLSDLAQNVGVVFDDPEAQMIFTTVEEEILSALEHRGLSAADIEERLAGIMKTTYLEKLRDRSPHHLSGGQKQRVALAATLALGNDILILDEPTSELDEHATKRIADILSDLKQQGKTILLVEHKYHHFKNLVDTLVIMEAGTITTKGIPEQVLQNERIRAMVLPDFTTIRKAVPHSSANGPIISVQDLRYSYGDVEALSGISLTIRRGDFVAIVGENGSGKTTLVKHFNRLLTPTSGDVIINGKNTKDCSIATLAHDVGLVFQNPDHMFFADTVRDEIAYGVHNLGIEKSDEVIDAALRDAGLSDSGGFYPRWLSRGERQRLAIACVVAMQPGVIVLDEPTTGLDGNEARMVIEMLKHLQEKGHTILIITHNKEIAQHCADRVILMENGKIVSDIGGA comes from the coding sequence ATGATCGAACTAACAGATATTACGTACACGTATCCCCACACGGTGCAGCCGGCCCTGCACCGTGTATCCCTCTCTCTTGAGGAAGGCCGGTGCGTTATGGTGACCGGGCCTTCTGGTGCCGGAAAAACATCGCTTTGTCTTGCAGCTTCCGGTATCCTGCATCATGAATATGGCGGGAAAAAGGAGGGCTCCATAGTTGTTGACGGGAAAGATGTGGCAGAGTATACAACCCTCTCGGATCTCGCGCAGAATGTCGGTGTCGTATTCGATGACCCTGAAGCCCAGATGATCTTCACAACGGTTGAAGAGGAAATCCTGTCAGCACTGGAACACCGCGGATTATCGGCTGCCGATATTGAGGAGCGTCTTGCCGGCATCATGAAAACCACCTATCTGGAAAAACTCCGGGACAGGTCCCCGCATCACCTCTCCGGTGGCCAGAAACAGCGTGTTGCCCTTGCCGCAACGCTAGCTCTCGGAAACGATATCCTCATCCTTGACGAGCCGACATCCGAGCTTGACGAGCACGCCACAAAAAGGATCGCTGATATCCTCTCCGATCTCAAACAGCAGGGAAAGACCATTCTGCTGGTGGAGCACAAATACCACCATTTTAAAAATCTCGTGGATACCCTTGTCATCATGGAAGCCGGGACCATCACAACCAAAGGCATACCGGAACAGGTTCTGCAAAATGAACGGATCCGCGCCATGGTTCTGCCGGATTTCACCACAATCCGTAAAGCGGTGCCGCACTCGTCAGCCAATGGCCCTATCATCTCGGTGCAGGATCTCCGCTATTCCTATGGAGATGTCGAAGCCCTTTCCGGGATCAGCCTGACCATCAGGCGGGGTGATTTTGTCGCTATCGTTGGTGAGAACGGATCAGGGAAGACAACACTTGTCAAGCATTTCAACCGGCTCCTTACGCCAACAAGCGGGGATGTCATCATCAATGGGAAAAATACAAAGGATTGCAGTATCGCAACACTCGCCCATGATGTCGGTCTTGTTTTCCAGAACCCGGACCACATGTTCTTTGCCGATACCGTACGGGACGAGATTGCATACGGTGTTCACAACCTTGGAATCGAAAAGAGCGATGAGGTCATCGATGCCGCACTCCGTGACGCGGGACTTTCCGATTCTGGGGGATTCTACCCCCGCTGGCTCTCCCGTGGTGAACGGCAGCGGCTTGCGATAGCCTGCGTTGTTGCCATGCAACCCGGCGTCATCGTTTTGGACGAGCCCACCACCGGCCTTGACGGGAACGAAGCGAGAATGGTCATCGAGATGCTCAAACACCTCCAGGAGAAAGGACATACGATTCTCATTATCACGCATAACAAGGAGATCGCGCAGCATTGCGCCGACCGTGTTATCCTGATGGAAAACGGGAAGATCGTGTCTGACATTGGAGGTGCATGA
- the tgtA gene encoding tRNA guanosine(15) transglycosylase TgtA, producing MAIAFESLYSDIAGRCGKLTVGKKTVKTPALLPVINPHLQLVTPKEMQAMGVEALITNAYIFSQSRQFRERALTEGLHKVLDFDGVIMTDSGSFQLSVYGEVSITNTETLSFQRDIGSDIWVPLDIPTSPAADRETTERELAITLQRLAEAKEVFGPDAPIAGPVQGGTFGDLRELSARKVTELGFTFCPVGAVVPLMESYRYRDLVKVVMASKRELSPSACVHLFGAGHPSMFALATAMGCDLFDSAAYALYAKDGRYLTAHGSYRIEELADLPCACSVCRSHTAEELRAAPDRERLLALHNLYVTLAEISRVRQAIVDGTLWELVDERCRGHPRLLDGYRELLTHAPALAAHDRVSKRRFFYRGDESCQRTEVLRYQQQLARLRLGKNVLVVIDGKVQGGYDDTLFFRPPFGPYPAELRETFPIGPCETPDWDAAMVHQGCRGIRALAESHPKSRIVIAAGPAWAGLIREELAEMETVDDEV from the coding sequence ATGGCCATTGCATTTGAGAGCCTGTACAGCGACATTGCCGGGCGTTGCGGGAAACTGACGGTCGGGAAGAAAACGGTAAAGACCCCCGCGCTCCTGCCGGTCATCAACCCCCACCTCCAGCTCGTGACCCCTAAAGAGATGCAGGCAATGGGAGTCGAGGCCCTCATCACCAATGCCTACATATTCTCCCAGAGCAGGCAGTTCCGCGAGCGGGCACTCACCGAAGGGCTGCACAAAGTCCTGGACTTCGATGGCGTCATCATGACCGATTCCGGGTCGTTCCAGCTCTCGGTCTATGGCGAGGTCTCCATCACCAACACCGAGACCCTCTCGTTCCAGCGGGACATCGGGAGCGATATCTGGGTCCCGCTCGACATCCCCACCTCCCCGGCAGCAGACCGCGAGACAACCGAACGCGAGCTGGCCATCACCCTCCAGCGCCTTGCCGAGGCAAAGGAGGTCTTCGGGCCCGATGCGCCGATCGCCGGGCCGGTCCAGGGAGGAACGTTTGGCGATCTCCGCGAGTTGTCGGCACGGAAAGTCACGGAACTCGGCTTCACGTTCTGCCCCGTCGGTGCTGTAGTCCCCCTGATGGAATCATACCGGTACCGCGATCTCGTGAAAGTCGTGATGGCTTCGAAACGGGAACTCTCCCCCTCTGCCTGCGTCCATCTCTTCGGTGCAGGCCACCCCTCGATGTTCGCCCTTGCAACCGCGATGGGCTGCGACCTCTTCGACTCGGCCGCATATGCCCTGTATGCCAAGGATGGGAGATATCTCACTGCCCATGGGAGTTACCGCATTGAGGAACTTGCCGATCTCCCCTGTGCCTGCAGCGTCTGCCGGTCCCATACAGCCGAGGAACTCCGGGCAGCACCGGACCGGGAACGCCTGCTCGCACTCCACAACCTGTATGTGACCCTGGCCGAGATCTCGCGGGTCCGTCAGGCCATTGTCGATGGCACGCTCTGGGAACTCGTTGACGAGCGGTGCCGGGGTCATCCCCGGCTTCTCGATGGTTACCGGGAACTCCTTACCCACGCACCTGCACTTGCAGCCCATGACCGTGTATCAAAACGGCGCTTCTTCTACCGGGGTGACGAGAGCTGCCAGCGCACCGAAGTGCTGCGGTACCAGCAGCAGCTTGCCCGGCTCCGGCTCGGGAAGAATGTGCTTGTCGTGATCGATGGCAAAGTGCAGGGGGGGTACGATGATACGCTCTTCTTCAGGCCCCCGTTCGGCCCCTATCCCGCTGAACTGAGAGAAACATTCCCGATCGGGCCATGCGAAACCCCCGACTGGGATGCAGCGATGGTCCACCAGGGATGCAGGGGCATCCGGGCACTCGCAGAATCACATCCAAAATCCCGGATTGTGATCGCGGCCGGCCCGGCATGGGCCGGGCTCATCCGGGAAGAACTCGCGGAAATGGAGACTGTCGATGACGAAGTTTGA
- a CDS encoding tryptophan transporter, whose translation MKSKDIAIVGILLAIGAILRYFLAMLHTPLTPNMIIAFYCLAIILIRPKILEALGIGLVAGVLSMLISSSMFPPANIISEPIGALVCFILYAALRERTKLAPTVTTFLATLASGFSFAAIAMMFVGASVLSSPKYGGDIMAFVAVFVPIVVITAVFNAIVVQFLYIPSSRVLLRGQE comes from the coding sequence ATGAAGTCAAAAGATATTGCTATTGTAGGAATTCTGCTTGCTATCGGTGCCATCCTCCGGTACTTCCTTGCGATGCTCCACACTCCCCTGACACCGAATATGATCATCGCGTTCTACTGTCTTGCGATTATCCTGATACGGCCGAAGATCCTGGAAGCGCTCGGTATCGGTCTTGTTGCCGGTGTCCTTTCGATGCTGATATCGAGTTCGATGTTCCCTCCGGCAAATATCATCAGTGAGCCAATCGGTGCGCTGGTCTGTTTTATTCTCTACGCAGCCCTCAGGGAGCGGACGAAACTCGCCCCGACCGTTACCACGTTTCTTGCAACACTTGCCAGTGGCTTCTCCTTTGCTGCGATAGCAATGATGTTTGTTGGTGCAAGTGTGCTCTCCAGCCCAAAATACGGGGGAGACATCATGGCCTTTGTCGCTGTTTTTGTCCCTATCGTGGTCATAACGGCAGTCTTTAATGCAATCGTAGTCCAGTTCCTCTACATCCCTTCCAGCAGGGTGCTTCTTAGAGGACAGGAATGA
- a CDS encoding COG1361 S-layer family protein — translation MAVTKSIIILVLFVMAALLVKPVMGGTLYLSGSPNLSASISGTNEFSPNSDVQISITIQNTGQSKDKLVQSGITDRDDLPTTAKFLISTLSSGNAPVSIKTDPVMLGDLAESSSAVAQYTVKILENAEGGTYILPLMLNYSYLSSASQYNDATMEYFYQSKEITLDIPITIKPEVVIDVLSAEPEHITAGAKGYITIQVKNSGTAHGSQAIVVLTRNGDSPILPVDDSVYIGDFPAGSTATARYKISVSGRAEQQSYPVDVGVVYLNAEGDSESTREKTIGVPVGGKVNFAIVSPPAAMHPGNKKEILVEYKNIGGSPVYSAQARISAVDPFTSASDIAFIGDLQPNESRVITYPLGVDRSATIKEYGLDSEIRYRDALDNTHISDPMKVTVDVTATEGIAIILTNPIYLSIVAAAVIGIAYLAYHYRKKKE, via the coding sequence ATGGCAGTGACTAAAAGCATCATTATTCTCGTATTATTCGTAATGGCTGCCCTTCTTGTCAAACCCGTCATGGGTGGAACACTCTACCTGTCCGGTAGCCCGAATCTTTCGGCATCCATTTCAGGAACCAATGAATTCTCACCAAATTCTGATGTGCAGATCAGCATCACAATCCAGAACACCGGGCAGAGTAAAGACAAACTGGTTCAGTCCGGGATCACTGACAGGGATGACCTGCCAACCACTGCGAAATTCCTTATCTCCACACTCTCCTCGGGCAATGCGCCGGTGTCGATAAAAACCGATCCGGTTATGCTGGGTGACCTGGCCGAATCATCATCCGCCGTTGCACAATACACGGTAAAGATCCTGGAAAATGCAGAAGGGGGAACCTACATCCTTCCTCTGATGTTGAACTATTCCTACCTCTCTTCCGCAAGCCAGTACAATGATGCAACAATGGAATATTTCTACCAGTCAAAAGAGATCACGCTGGATATCCCCATCACAATCAAACCGGAAGTTGTAATAGACGTCCTCTCTGCGGAACCTGAACATATAACCGCGGGGGCCAAAGGATACATTACCATACAGGTAAAAAATTCCGGCACTGCCCATGGATCGCAGGCTATTGTTGTCCTTACCCGTAATGGCGACAGCCCGATTCTTCCGGTAGATGACAGTGTCTACATCGGCGATTTCCCTGCCGGAAGCACTGCAACCGCCCGGTATAAAATCTCGGTTTCGGGCCGTGCGGAACAGCAGTCCTACCCGGTTGATGTTGGTGTCGTGTACCTGAACGCAGAAGGAGACAGTGAATCAACCCGTGAAAAAACCATTGGCGTTCCCGTTGGAGGAAAGGTGAATTTTGCTATTGTCTCTCCACCGGCCGCAATGCACCCGGGGAACAAAAAAGAGATCTTGGTTGAATATAAAAATATAGGGGGGAGTCCGGTTTACAGTGCCCAGGCGAGGATCAGTGCCGTAGATCCGTTCACCAGCGCTTCAGATATCGCCTTTATCGGCGATCTTCAGCCCAATGAATCACGGGTGATAACGTACCCGTTGGGTGTAGACCGCAGTGCCACGATAAAAGAATACGGCCTCGATTCAGAGATCCGGTACCGCGATGCTCTCGACAATACGCATATCTCGGATCCCATGAAAGTCACAGTTGACGTTACCGCAACAGAAGGAATTGCCATCATCCTGACAAATCCCATCTATCTCTCGATTGTTGCTGCTGCGGTTATCGGCATTGCCTACCTGGCATACCATTACCGGAAGAAAAAGGAATAA
- a CDS encoding NAD(P)-dependent malic enzyme: protein MPFSPGSDSLYRESLVLHEKHRGKLAIRPKVLLKTRHDLSLAYTPGVAEVSREIIRNRDNAYEYTLKANTIAIVTDGSAVLGLGNIGGYAAIPVMEGKAILFKEFAGVDAFPICFESYETDFVDKVRNIAPVFGGINLEDIAAPKCFEVEDALQDIGIPVMHDDQHGTAVVVLAALINACKVTGKKYKDLNIVINGAGAAGYAITRMLKCIGYSPEVCTRVNEIIVCDTQGTIFRGREGLYQNKYKFIISEETNRIALSGTLADALCGADVFIGVSAPGLVTPEMIRSMNRDPIVFAMANPVPEIMPDKAKEAGAAVVGTGRSDYPNQINNVLAFPGIFRGALDARATRITDDMKIAAAHAIAGCVTKPRPDCILPSILDKSVTKRVATAVAKAAVASGCSRSVPSSRHQ from the coding sequence ATGCCGTTCTCACCCGGTAGCGACTCCCTGTACAGGGAATCCCTTGTTCTTCATGAAAAACACCGTGGGAAACTTGCCATCCGGCCGAAGGTCCTTCTAAAAACACGACATGACCTGTCCCTTGCTTATACACCAGGAGTTGCTGAAGTAAGCCGTGAGATTATCCGTAACCGGGACAATGCGTACGAATATACCCTGAAGGCAAATACCATCGCGATTGTTACGGATGGTTCAGCGGTTCTCGGGCTGGGCAATATCGGGGGATATGCAGCGATACCGGTGATGGAGGGAAAAGCGATCCTGTTCAAGGAATTTGCCGGAGTAGATGCGTTCCCGATCTGTTTTGAGAGTTACGAGACGGATTTTGTGGACAAGGTCAGAAACATTGCGCCGGTCTTTGGCGGCATCAACCTTGAAGACATTGCCGCGCCGAAATGCTTCGAGGTAGAAGATGCCCTTCAGGATATCGGGATCCCGGTCATGCACGACGACCAGCACGGAACTGCAGTAGTCGTTCTCGCAGCACTTATCAATGCCTGTAAAGTAACAGGAAAAAAATACAAAGATCTGAACATTGTTATCAATGGGGCCGGTGCTGCCGGATATGCCATTACGAGGATGCTGAAATGCATCGGCTACAGCCCGGAAGTCTGTACCCGGGTCAACGAGATTATTGTCTGCGATACGCAGGGCACGATATTCCGGGGCCGGGAAGGGCTCTACCAGAACAAGTACAAATTCATCATATCAGAAGAAACCAACCGGATCGCCCTGAGCGGAACACTTGCCGACGCCTTGTGCGGAGCCGATGTGTTCATCGGGGTCTCTGCCCCGGGTCTTGTGACACCGGAGATGATCCGGTCTATGAACAGGGATCCCATTGTTTTTGCCATGGCAAATCCCGTTCCGGAGATTATGCCGGATAAAGCAAAAGAGGCTGGTGCAGCCGTTGTCGGCACCGGCCGGAGCGACTATCCCAACCAGATCAATAACGTACTGGCGTTCCCCGGAATATTTCGGGGTGCGCTGGATGCCCGGGCTACCCGGATCACCGATGACATGAAGATCGCAGCCGCACATGCCATTGCCGGTTGTGTAACAAAACCGCGCCCTGATTGTATCCTGCCCAGTATCCTTGACAAGAGCGTGACAAAAAGGGTTGCAACAGCGGTAGCAAAAGCCGCCGTTGCATCCGGGTGCAGCCGTTCTGTTCCATCATCCCGGCACCAATAA
- a CDS encoding TIGR00296 family protein, with product MELLTDEEGLMAIRSARGAVEYVCAKKPKPVLKLTPIFNEKRGVFVTLTINGQLRGCIGLPYPVMQLEQAIEHAATAAATEDPRFPPVEKSELPQITVEVTILTVPVTIEGDPEDRPGKVVVGRHGLIARGMGTSGLLLPQVATEYGWDAKTFLDHTCMKAGLPHHCWTYPSIEVLTFEGQIFTEKH from the coding sequence ATGGAACTGCTCACCGATGAAGAGGGGCTCATGGCGATCCGCTCTGCACGCGGCGCCGTTGAGTACGTCTGCGCAAAGAAGCCAAAACCTGTCCTGAAACTCACCCCGATATTCAATGAGAAGCGCGGGGTTTTCGTCACCCTTACAATAAACGGGCAACTCCGGGGATGTATCGGGCTTCCCTACCCGGTAATGCAGCTGGAGCAGGCAATCGAGCATGCCGCAACAGCGGCAGCAACAGAGGACCCCCGGTTTCCGCCGGTGGAAAAATCCGAGCTCCCGCAGATTACAGTCGAGGTCACTATCCTGACCGTTCCCGTGACGATAGAAGGCGACCCGGAAGACCGGCCGGGAAAGGTTGTTGTGGGACGGCACGGGCTCATTGCCCGGGGCATGGGAACAAGCGGACTCCTCCTCCCCCAGGTGGCAACCGAATATGGCTGGGATGCAAAGACCTTCCTCGACCATACCTGCATGAAGGCCGGCCTTCCTCACCACTGCTGGACCTACCCTTCGATTGAAGTCCTTACCTTTGAGGGCCAGATCTTCACCGAGAAGCACTGA
- the arcS gene encoding archaeosine synthase subunit alpha translates to MTKFDIRKRDGLARTGVFDAGAGPVQTPVATDMEFLFPGLASASFINIPLSAPAKLVEQYPPSITNGPVIIHPQRKNTAESGDCVMAAGWHTAFSNPRNYVDWLVGLKEKTPADTAWYAPAAALPTTVAILCYSGFDLFDYTAVDLKSAQGIFCTPEGEFPANAMESGICTCPGCKTGNLKEHNREALRREIALVARFIRQAQLRDLVESRCRMEANQVAIMRYLDRHDTFTEQAQPIARSGVMRANSAETMQRAEVQRFAERVLSRYVPPPKCDVAVLLPCSARKPYSLSQSHRRFQQAIGGRAHELIVTSPLGLVPRELECVYPAGHYDVPVTGYWDAEECAFISGILARYFARHRYRRIIAHLEGGALLVARQAAEIAGITLEFSCTDDPAGPAALNALDAALAGERRIKDNHLHGMLSYQFGADVDTKGIVSRGRFPELFYSKGTTQFFSIDTGTGLLRPTFDGWALIPEGYRVTIDDFVPEGDVLIPGVTGADPAIRDGDEVLITGKRVLATGRAALPAGEMLRSRRGVAVRVRKIKRL, encoded by the coding sequence ATGACGAAGTTTGATATCCGGAAACGCGACGGGCTTGCCCGCACCGGTGTGTTCGATGCAGGGGCCGGCCCCGTGCAGACACCGGTTGCCACGGATATGGAGTTCCTCTTTCCGGGACTTGCATCCGCCTCGTTCATCAACATCCCGCTTTCAGCCCCGGCAAAACTCGTGGAACAATACCCGCCGTCCATCACAAACGGCCCGGTTATCATCCACCCGCAACGGAAAAATACTGCAGAGAGCGGCGACTGCGTCATGGCTGCAGGCTGGCATACGGCGTTCTCCAATCCGAGGAATTATGTGGACTGGCTTGTCGGGCTCAAGGAGAAGACCCCTGCCGACACTGCCTGGTATGCCCCTGCTGCGGCCCTGCCAACGACTGTTGCCATACTCTGCTACTCCGGCTTTGACCTTTTCGATTACACAGCTGTTGACCTTAAGTCCGCGCAAGGCATCTTCTGCACTCCAGAAGGAGAGTTTCCTGCCAATGCAATGGAATCTGGTATCTGCACCTGCCCCGGCTGCAAAACCGGCAATCTCAAAGAACACAATCGCGAAGCATTGCGCCGGGAGATCGCACTCGTCGCCCGGTTCATCCGGCAGGCACAGCTCCGCGACCTGGTTGAATCCCGGTGCCGGATGGAGGCAAACCAGGTTGCCATCATGCGCTACCTGGACCGCCACGATACATTCACGGAGCAAGCGCAGCCCATTGCGCGAAGCGGGGTGATGCGGGCAAACTCTGCCGAGACCATGCAGCGGGCCGAGGTGCAGCGCTTTGCCGAACGGGTCCTTTCGCGCTATGTCCCGCCACCAAAATGCGATGTTGCCGTGCTCCTGCCCTGTTCAGCGAGAAAACCCTACTCGCTCTCGCAGAGCCACCGCCGGTTCCAACAGGCTATCGGGGGAAGGGCCCACGAACTGATCGTCACCTCCCCGCTCGGCCTGGTCCCGCGCGAACTGGAGTGCGTCTATCCTGCCGGCCATTACGATGTGCCGGTCACCGGGTACTGGGATGCCGAAGAGTGCGCATTCATCTCCGGGATTCTTGCACGCTATTTCGCACGCCACCGCTACCGGCGGATCATCGCCCATCTCGAAGGTGGGGCGCTCCTTGTTGCCCGTCAGGCGGCGGAGATTGCCGGTATCACGCTGGAATTCTCCTGCACCGATGATCCGGCAGGTCCTGCTGCCCTGAACGCGCTCGACGCAGCCCTTGCGGGGGAACGGAGGATCAAGGACAACCATCTCCATGGGATGCTCTCCTACCAGTTCGGGGCGGATGTCGATACCAAAGGCATTGTCTCCCGGGGTCGTTTCCCCGAGCTCTTTTACAGCAAAGGCACCACCCAGTTCTTCTCCATCGATACCGGCACCGGCCTCCTCCGCCCCACGTTCGATGGCTGGGCCCTTATCCCGGAGGGTTATCGTGTTACCATCGACGATTTCGTACCGGAGGGAGATGTCCTTATCCCCGGCGTGACCGGTGCCGACCCGGCGATCCGGGATGGCGATGAGGTCCTTATCACCGGAAAGCGCGTCCTTGCAACCGGCCGTGCAGCCCTGCCGGCGGGAGAGATGCTCCGTTCGCGGCGGGGCGTTGCCGTGCGGGTGCGTAAGATAAAGAGACTGTAG
- a CDS encoding energy-coupling factor transporter transmembrane component T family protein, with the protein MAEILQYVHKDAFLHRLHPYTKIFFIILVSLMAIIATSIPFLCLMVFAMLVFAAYGELLRESLQQLKFILVMSIIFILITVVTMPGGETLGYVIPAGIPFIGGFIPITSGGLMIGIVLTLRFMILIFAFQLFLISTQPRDIVHALEKVRLPIDYILMFIIALRFIPTLQIEGQRIHEAQLARGFNPGTGITGKVKSVAPIVIPLVSNALLRSNVLGLTIDMRGYRTGKRTHVRERVFLSRDYAVISILAVSGCGFIALFIGQMV; encoded by the coding sequence ATGGCCGAGATCCTCCAGTATGTGCACAAAGATGCGTTCCTGCACCGGCTCCATCCGTATACCAAGATCTTCTTCATCATCCTTGTCTCGCTCATGGCAATTATCGCGACAAGCATCCCGTTCCTTTGCCTCATGGTCTTTGCCATGCTCGTGTTCGCCGCGTATGGTGAACTCTTGAGGGAATCACTCCAGCAGCTCAAGTTCATCCTTGTGATGAGTATCATCTTCATCCTCATAACGGTCGTCACCATGCCCGGGGGAGAAACTCTGGGGTATGTGATCCCGGCAGGGATCCCGTTCATCGGGGGTTTCATCCCAATTACAAGCGGCGGGCTCATGATTGGTATTGTACTCACGCTCCGGTTCATGATCCTCATCTTCGCGTTCCAGCTCTTCCTGATCTCGACGCAGCCACGAGACATTGTCCATGCGCTGGAGAAGGTCCGGCTTCCCATAGATTATATCCTGATGTTCATCATCGCGCTTCGCTTCATCCCGACACTCCAGATTGAGGGGCAGCGTATCCATGAAGCCCAGCTGGCACGGGGATTCAATCCAGGGACGGGAATCACCGGGAAAGTGAAAAGTGTTGCCCCGATTGTCATCCCGCTCGTTTCCAATGCTTTGCTTCGTTCAAATGTTCTCGGCCTTACGATAGATATGCGCGGGTATCGGACAGGCAAGAGAACCCATGTTCGCGAGCGGGTTTTCCTTTCCCGCGATTATGCGGTTATCAGTATTCTTGCAGTCAGTGGCTGTGGATTTATCGCATTGTTCATCGGGCAGATGGTATAG